From Streptomyces sp. NBC_00683, one genomic window encodes:
- a CDS encoding terpene synthase family protein produces the protein MESELPDIYCPFPQRTNPHVGHTREHIDAWTRRTGLVHRESARRRFEQADFGAFVGMVYPTAGSEHLDLVADWFVWLFLVDDQLDDGHLGRNPERVRDVVARMRSVVEGTAPGPLPGEDPPAAVVALADLWERTIPQAAPHWRTRFAWHLMTYLMTATTWEAGNRAEGVVPAEETYVAQRRHTGAIHVCMDLIEIVAGIEAPESVHNDPRFITALEASCNVVCWANDVYSFEKEQVLGEIHNLVHLVRHHRGYGEQQALDHVCAEIATETERFLTAEDELLDMYPQLSELLVPYLDGMRSWMRGNLDWSRQTPRYNPADVSQYAEPAEYLEETVLGVAADPAGSGASDVQRSR, from the coding sequence GTGGAGAGCGAACTGCCCGACATCTACTGCCCGTTCCCTCAGCGGACGAACCCGCACGTAGGGCACACGCGCGAGCACATCGACGCGTGGACGCGCCGCACCGGTCTGGTGCACCGGGAGTCCGCGAGGCGCCGTTTCGAGCAGGCCGACTTCGGCGCGTTCGTCGGCATGGTCTACCCGACGGCGGGCAGTGAGCACCTCGACCTGGTCGCCGACTGGTTCGTATGGCTCTTCCTCGTCGACGACCAGCTGGACGACGGCCATCTCGGCCGCAACCCCGAACGGGTACGCGACGTGGTGGCCCGGATGCGTTCCGTGGTGGAGGGAACGGCTCCCGGCCCCCTGCCGGGCGAGGATCCGCCCGCCGCCGTCGTCGCCCTGGCCGATCTGTGGGAACGTACGATCCCGCAGGCGGCCCCGCACTGGCGCACACGTTTCGCCTGGCACCTCATGACGTACCTGATGACCGCCACCACCTGGGAGGCAGGGAACCGGGCCGAGGGCGTCGTACCGGCCGAGGAGACCTATGTGGCCCAGCGCCGGCACACCGGGGCGATCCATGTGTGCATGGACCTGATAGAGATCGTGGCGGGCATCGAGGCGCCCGAGTCGGTCCACAACGACCCCCGGTTCATCACGGCTCTGGAAGCCTCGTGCAACGTCGTGTGCTGGGCCAACGACGTGTACTCCTTCGAGAAGGAACAAGTGCTCGGCGAGATCCACAATCTCGTTCACCTGGTACGGCACCACCGGGGCTACGGGGAGCAGCAGGCCCTCGACCACGTGTGCGCCGAGATAGCCACCGAGACCGAGCGCTTCCTCACGGCCGAGGACGAGCTGCTCGACATGTATCCGCAGCTGTCCGAGCTGCTCGTCCCGTATCTCGACGGGATGCGGAGCTGGATGCGCGGCAATCTGGACTGGTCCCGGCAGACCCCCCGCTACAACCCGGCGGACGTCAGCCAGTACGCGGAGCCCGCGGAGTACCTGGAGGAGACCGTCCTCGGCGTGGCCGCGGACCCGGCGGGATCGGGTGCGTCCGACGTGCAGCGGAGCCGGTAG
- a CDS encoding GuaB1 family IMP dehydrogenase-related protein, whose translation MRFLEPGTGRYTASPSVPYDLTYDDVFMVPGRSAVGSRQAVDLSSPDGTGTTIPLVVANMTAIAGRRMAETIARRGGLVVIPQDIPIEVVTEVISWVKTRHLVLDTPIELSPGQTVADALSLLHKRAHGAGVVVDAERRPVGVVTDHDLTGVDRFTQLSEVMSKDLVLLDADIDPRDAFGKLDGANRKLAPAVDADGRLVGILTRKAALRATLYTPATDSEGRLRIAAAVGINGDVAGKAKQLLDAGVDTLVVDTAHGHQESMISAVAAVRALDPRVPIVAGNVVAAEGVRDLIEAGADIIKVGVGPGAMCTTRMMTGVGRPQFSAVLECAAEARKHGKHVWADGGVRHPRDVAMALAAGASNVMIGSWFAGTYESPGDLQQSADGRYYKESFGMASARAVKNRTSEESAYDRARKGLFEEGISTSRMFLDPARPGVEDLIDSIIAGVRSSCTYAGAASLEEFAEKAIVGVQSAAGYAEGKPLHASWS comes from the coding sequence ATGCGTTTTCTTGAGCCCGGCACCGGTCGCTACACGGCGTCCCCCTCGGTCCCCTACGACCTCACGTACGACGATGTCTTCATGGTCCCCGGCCGCTCCGCGGTCGGTTCCCGGCAGGCCGTGGACCTCTCCTCGCCCGACGGCACCGGCACCACCATCCCGCTCGTCGTCGCGAACATGACCGCGATCGCGGGGCGCCGGATGGCGGAGACGATCGCCCGCCGCGGTGGACTGGTCGTCATCCCCCAGGACATCCCGATCGAGGTGGTCACCGAGGTCATCAGCTGGGTCAAGACACGCCACCTCGTGCTCGACACGCCCATCGAGCTGTCCCCGGGCCAGACCGTTGCCGACGCCCTGTCCCTGCTGCACAAGCGGGCCCACGGAGCGGGTGTCGTCGTCGACGCGGAGCGCAGGCCGGTCGGTGTCGTCACCGACCACGACCTGACCGGTGTCGACCGCTTCACGCAGCTGTCCGAGGTCATGTCCAAGGACCTGGTGCTGCTCGACGCGGACATCGACCCGCGCGACGCCTTCGGCAAGCTCGACGGCGCCAACCGCAAGCTCGCCCCCGCGGTCGACGCGGACGGCAGGCTCGTCGGCATCCTCACCCGCAAGGCCGCGCTGCGCGCGACGCTGTACACCCCGGCGACGGACTCCGAGGGCAGGCTGCGCATCGCCGCGGCCGTCGGAATCAACGGCGATGTCGCGGGCAAGGCCAAGCAGCTCCTCGACGCGGGCGTCGACACGCTCGTCGTCGACACCGCGCACGGCCACCAGGAGTCCATGATCAGCGCGGTCGCCGCGGTGCGGGCGCTCGACCCGCGCGTGCCGATCGTGGCGGGCAACGTCGTCGCGGCCGAAGGCGTGCGCGACCTCATCGAGGCCGGCGCGGACATCATCAAGGTCGGGGTCGGCCCCGGCGCCATGTGCACCACCCGGATGATGACCGGTGTGGGCAGGCCCCAGTTCTCCGCCGTGCTCGAGTGCGCGGCCGAGGCCCGCAAGCACGGCAAGCACGTCTGGGCGGACGGAGGCGTCCGCCACCCGCGCGATGTCGCCATGGCGCTCGCCGCCGGTGCGTCGAACGTGATGATCGGCTCCTGGTTCGCCGGTACGTACGAGTCGCCCGGTGACCTCCAGCAGTCCGCGGACGGCCGCTACTACAAGGAGTCCTTCGGGATGGCCTCCGCGCGCGCGGTGAAGAACCGCACGTCGGAGGAGTCCGCCTACGACCGGGCCCGCAAGGGGCTGTTCGAGGAGGGCATCTCCACCTCGCGGATGTTCCTGGATCCGGCGCGCCCCGGCGTGGAGGACCTGATCGACTCGATCATCGCCGGTGTCCGCTCGTCCTGCACCTACGCGGGTGCGGCCTCGCTCGAGGAGTTCGCCGAGAAGGCCATCGTGGGTGTGCAGAGCGCCGCGGGATACGCGGAGGGCAAGCCGCTGCACGCCAGCTGGAGTTGA
- a CDS encoding aldehyde dehydrogenase family protein gives MSFFTDLAHQYIDGEWRPGKGSWDIIDFNPYNGEKLAAITVATADEVDQAYRAAERAQQEWADTNPYTRRAVLEKALQIVEEREPEISEAIVAELGGTRLKAAFELHLAKEFLREAVQLALRPSGQILPSPTEGKENRVYRVPVGVVGVISPFNFPFLLSLKSVAPALALGNAVVLKPHQNTPICGGTLLAKVFEDAGLPAGLLNVVVTDIAEIGDALLEHPVPRLISFTGSDKVGRHVATVCASNFKQSVLELGGNSALIVLDDADVDYAVDAAVFSRYVHQGQVCMAANRILIDRAIEKEFTEKFVAKVASLRVGDPADPSTHIGPLINSSQAEAVSKIVDQTVEAGATALLHGRAEGNLVSPSVLTAIAPDSPVLQQEIFGPVALLVPFDGEDEAVRIANDTPYGLSGAVHTGNIERGVRVGQRIRTGMIHINDGTVHDEPIVPFGGEKASGLGRLNGDSTIEAFTTQKWISVQHGRSQFPF, from the coding sequence ATGTCCTTCTTCACTGACCTGGCCCACCAGTACATCGACGGCGAGTGGAGGCCGGGGAAGGGGTCCTGGGACATCATCGACTTCAACCCGTACAACGGTGAGAAGCTCGCAGCCATCACCGTCGCCACGGCGGACGAGGTCGACCAGGCCTACCGCGCGGCCGAGCGTGCGCAGCAGGAATGGGCGGACACCAATCCGTACACCCGCCGGGCCGTACTGGAGAAGGCGCTGCAGATCGTCGAGGAGCGCGAGCCCGAGATCTCCGAGGCGATCGTCGCGGAGCTCGGCGGCACCCGGCTGAAGGCCGCATTCGAACTGCACCTGGCCAAGGAGTTCCTGCGCGAGGCCGTCCAGCTCGCGCTGCGGCCCTCCGGGCAGATCCTCCCCTCGCCGACCGAGGGCAAGGAGAACCGCGTCTACCGCGTGCCCGTCGGCGTCGTGGGCGTCATCAGCCCCTTCAACTTCCCCTTCCTGCTGTCGCTCAAGTCCGTTGCGCCCGCACTGGCCCTCGGCAACGCCGTGGTCCTCAAGCCCCACCAGAACACGCCGATCTGCGGCGGCACGCTGCTGGCCAAGGTGTTCGAGGACGCCGGTCTGCCCGCCGGGCTGCTGAACGTCGTGGTCACCGACATCGCCGAGATCGGCGACGCGCTGCTCGAACACCCCGTCCCGAGGCTCATCTCCTTCACCGGTTCCGACAAGGTGGGCCGCCACGTCGCGACGGTGTGCGCGTCCAACTTCAAGCAGTCCGTGCTCGAACTCGGCGGGAACAGCGCGCTGATCGTCCTCGACGACGCCGATGTGGACTACGCCGTCGACGCGGCCGTATTCAGCCGGTACGTGCACCAGGGCCAGGTCTGCATGGCCGCCAACCGGATCCTGATCGACCGCGCGATCGAGAAGGAGTTCACCGAGAAGTTCGTCGCCAAGGTCGCCTCCCTGCGCGTCGGGGACCCGGCCGACCCCTCCACACATATCGGCCCGCTGATCAACTCCTCGCAGGCCGAGGCGGTGTCCAAGATCGTCGACCAGACCGTGGAGGCCGGCGCGACGGCGCTGCTGCACGGCAGGGCCGAGGGCAACCTCGTGAGCCCTTCCGTGCTGACCGCGATAGCCCCCGATTCCCCCGTCCTGCAGCAGGAGATCTTCGGGCCCGTCGCCCTCCTCGTGCCCTTCGACGGCGAGGACGAGGCGGTCCGGATCGCCAACGACACCCCGTACGGGCTGAGCGGCGCGGTGCACACGGGAAACATCGAGCGCGGGGTGCGCGTGGGGCAGCGCATCCGCACCGGCATGATCCACATCAACGACGGCACGGTCCACGACGAGCCCATCGTCCCCTTCGGCGGCGAGAAGGCCTCGGGCCTGGGACGGCTGAACGGCGACTCGACGATCGAGGCCTTCACCACCCAGAAGTGGATCTCGGTGCAGCACGGCCGCTCGCAGTTCCCCTTCTGA
- a CDS encoding Lrp/AsnC family transcriptional regulator: MRLNDLDERIVHALAEDARRSYADIGAIIGLSAPAVKRRVDRLRAEGAITGFTVRVDPAALGWHTEGFIEIYCSRNTAPEAIKQGLARYPEIASASTVTGDADAIVQVFAADMRHFEQVLERIAGEPYVERTKSVLVLSPLLRRYASGSPA, from the coding sequence GTGCGCCTGAACGACCTCGACGAACGCATCGTCCACGCCCTTGCCGAAGACGCCCGGCGCAGTTACGCCGACATCGGCGCGATCATCGGACTGTCCGCTCCCGCCGTGAAACGCCGCGTGGACCGGTTGCGCGCCGAGGGCGCCATCACAGGCTTCACCGTGCGGGTGGACCCGGCGGCGCTCGGCTGGCACACCGAGGGATTCATCGAGATCTACTGCAGCCGCAACACCGCACCGGAAGCGATCAAGCAGGGCCTCGCCCGCTATCCGGAGATCGCGTCCGCGTCCACCGTGACGGGAGACGCCGACGCGATCGTGCAGGTCTTCGCCGCCGACATGCGGCACTTCGAGCAGGTGCTCGAGCGCATCGCGGGCGAGCCGTACGTGGAGCGCACCAAGTCGGTGCTCGTCCTCTCCCCGCTTCTGCGACGGTACGCCTCCGGCTCTCCCGCCTGA
- a CDS encoding carbon-nitrogen hydrolase family protein, whose protein sequence is MPPLRTALLQSSGRPGSVDENIKVLDEAAGRAAEAGARLLVCPELFLTGYAVGDAVPTLAEPADGPGARAVAELCARHGIAVLYGYPERAGELIFNAAQLIGPDGTALANYRKTHLFGSFEQKWFTPGEQAVVQADLDGVRIGVLICYDVEFPENVRAHALAGTGLLLVPTAQMHPFQFVAESVVPVRAFESQMYVAYVNRTGPEGEFEFVGLSCLAGPDGTVRTRAGRGEELVIGEVDPAFLGASRAANPYLKDRRPGLYGSLA, encoded by the coding sequence ATGCCGCCGCTGCGTACCGCCCTGCTCCAGAGCTCCGGACGACCCGGCTCCGTGGACGAGAACATCAAGGTGCTCGACGAGGCCGCAGGACGCGCCGCCGAGGCCGGTGCCCGACTGCTCGTCTGCCCGGAACTCTTCCTCACCGGATACGCCGTCGGCGACGCCGTCCCCACGCTCGCCGAACCCGCGGACGGACCGGGAGCACGGGCGGTCGCGGAGCTCTGCGCGCGGCACGGCATCGCCGTCCTGTACGGCTACCCGGAGCGCGCCGGCGAGCTGATCTTCAACGCGGCGCAGCTCATCGGCCCGGACGGGACCGCCCTCGCGAACTACCGCAAGACCCATCTGTTCGGCAGCTTCGAGCAGAAGTGGTTCACGCCCGGCGAGCAGGCCGTGGTGCAGGCAGACCTCGACGGCGTCCGGATCGGCGTGCTGATCTGCTACGACGTCGAGTTCCCGGAGAACGTCCGGGCACACGCCCTGGCCGGGACCGGCCTGCTGCTGGTGCCGACCGCGCAGATGCACCCCTTCCAGTTCGTCGCCGAGTCGGTGGTCCCGGTCCGTGCCTTCGAGAGCCAGATGTACGTCGCGTACGTCAACAGGACCGGTCCGGAGGGCGAGTTCGAGTTCGTCGGGCTGAGCTGTCTGGCAGGCCCCGACGGCACCGTGCGGACCCGTGCCGGCCGCGGCGAGGAGCTCGTCATCGGTGAGGTGGACCCCGCGTTCCTCGGTGCCTCGCGGGCGGCCAACCCGTATCTGAAGGACCGCCGTCCCGGTCTGTACGGCTCCCTCGCCTGA
- a CDS encoding flavin monoamine oxidase family protein, with protein sequence MTSTVPNAVQHTDAQPPITMFGPDFPYAYDDFLTHPAGIGQIPATEHGSEVAVIGGGLSGIIAAYELMKMGLRPVVYEADQIGGRLRTVGFEGCDPSLTAEMGAMRFPPSSTALQHYIDLVGLETEPFPNPLSPATPSTVVDLKGESHYAETIADLPQVYRDVMDAWNSCLEEGADFSDMNRAMRERDVPRIREIWAKLVEKLDNQTFYGFLCASDAFKSFRHREIFGQVGFGTGGWDTDFPNSILEILRVVYTEADDHHRGIVGGSQQLPLRLWDREPRKIVHWPLGTSLASLHDGQPRPAVTRLDRTAGNRITVTDATGDIRSYRAAVFTGQSWLLLSKIACDDALFPIDHWTAMERTHYMESSKLFVPVDRPFWLDKDEATGRDTMSMTLTDRMTRGTYLLDDGPGKPAVICLSYTWCDDSLKWLPLSPKERMDVMLKSLGEIYPKVDIRKHIIGNPVTVSWENEPYFMGAFKANLPGHYRYQRRLFTHFMQDRLPSDKRGLFLAGDDISWTAGWAEGAVQTALNAVWGVMSQFGGATDPTNPGPGDVFDEIAPVELPED encoded by the coding sequence ATGACGTCCACGGTGCCCAACGCCGTCCAGCACACCGACGCGCAGCCGCCGATCACCATGTTCGGGCCGGACTTCCCCTACGCGTACGACGACTTCCTCACGCACCCGGCGGGCATCGGCCAGATACCGGCGACCGAGCACGGATCCGAGGTCGCCGTCATCGGCGGTGGCCTCTCCGGCATCATCGCCGCGTACGAACTGATGAAGATGGGGCTGCGGCCCGTCGTCTACGAGGCGGACCAGATCGGCGGCCGGCTGCGTACGGTCGGCTTCGAGGGCTGCGACCCCTCGCTGACCGCCGAGATGGGCGCCATGCGCTTCCCGCCCTCGTCCACGGCGCTGCAGCACTACATCGACCTGGTGGGCCTGGAGACCGAGCCGTTCCCCAACCCGCTCTCCCCGGCCACTCCGTCGACCGTCGTCGACCTCAAGGGCGAGTCCCACTACGCCGAGACCATCGCCGATCTGCCGCAGGTCTACCGCGATGTGATGGACGCCTGGAACTCGTGCCTGGAAGAGGGCGCCGACTTCTCCGACATGAACAGGGCCATGCGCGAGCGCGATGTCCCGCGCATCCGGGAGATCTGGGCGAAGCTCGTCGAGAAGCTCGACAACCAGACCTTCTACGGGTTCCTCTGCGCCTCGGACGCCTTCAAGTCCTTCCGGCACCGAGAGATCTTCGGCCAGGTCGGCTTCGGAACCGGCGGCTGGGACACCGACTTCCCCAACTCCATCCTGGAGATCCTCCGCGTCGTCTACACCGAGGCCGACGACCACCACCGCGGGATCGTCGGCGGCAGCCAGCAGCTGCCGCTGCGCCTGTGGGACCGCGAACCGCGCAAGATCGTCCACTGGCCGCTCGGTACGTCGCTGGCCTCCCTGCACGACGGGCAGCCGCGCCCCGCCGTGACCCGCCTGGACCGCACCGCTGGAAACCGGATCACGGTCACGGACGCCACCGGCGACATCCGCTCCTACCGGGCCGCGGTCTTCACCGGGCAGTCCTGGCTGCTGCTCTCCAAGATCGCCTGCGACGACGCGCTCTTCCCGATCGACCACTGGACGGCGATGGAGCGCACCCACTACATGGAGTCGTCCAAGCTGTTCGTGCCCGTCGACCGGCCGTTCTGGCTGGACAAGGACGAAGCGACCGGCCGCGACACCATGTCGATGACGCTCACGGACCGGATGACCCGGGGCACGTACCTCCTGGACGACGGACCCGGCAAGCCGGCCGTCATCTGTCTCTCCTACACGTGGTGCGACGACAGCCTGAAGTGGCTGCCGCTCTCCCCGAAGGAGCGCATGGACGTCATGCTCAAGTCGCTCGGCGAGATCTATCCCAAGGTCGACATCCGCAAGCACATCATCGGCAACCCGGTCACCGTCTCCTGGGAGAACGAGCCCTACTTCATGGGCGCGTTCAAGGCCAACCTGCCCGGCCACTACCGCTACCAGCGGCGCCTGTTCACCCACTTCATGCAGGACCGGCTGCCGTCGGACAAGCGGGGCCTGTTCCTGGCCGGCGACGACATCTCGTGGACGGCCGGCTGGGCCGAGGGCGCCGTGCAGACCGCGCTCAACGCCGTATGGGGTGTCATGAGCCAGTTCGGCGGCGCCACGGACCCGACGAACCCCGGCCCCGGCGACGTCTTCGACGAGATCGCACCGGTCGAGCTTCCGGAGGACTGA
- a CDS encoding hydroxyacid dehydrogenase gives MSDPAGRPRVVVSVPPHLRAEFFTAEVWQQLDAAAELTVLDEHRDRTALAAALPGARALVTSWRSPRVDARLLDSADRLELVAHTGSAVAPYVDEEVFRRGIQVTQAGDEMARPVAEVALAFTLSLLHRIHRFDHALHDGTPWAEAVQAPPSHEIHGSDIGVIGASRTGRAYIAMVRAMGARVRVTDPFLSEADAVALGVESVPLEVLLTRSRIVAVHAPVTERTHRMIGAAQLALMPDGAGLVNTARAWLVDEKALLAELASGRLDAAIDVFDEEPLPVDHAFRALPNVLLTPHRAAGSVEVRQRLGASAVGEVVRLLAGQPLLHTVTADALERLR, from the coding sequence ATGTCCGATCCGGCCGGCCGCCCCCGCGTGGTCGTCTCCGTACCCCCGCACCTGCGCGCCGAGTTCTTCACCGCCGAGGTCTGGCAGCAGCTGGACGCGGCGGCCGAACTGACCGTCCTGGACGAGCACCGGGACCGTACGGCGCTGGCCGCGGCCCTCCCCGGGGCACGGGCACTCGTCACCTCGTGGCGCAGTCCGCGCGTCGACGCCCGGCTCCTCGACTCCGCGGACCGGTTGGAGCTCGTCGCGCACACGGGCTCGGCCGTGGCCCCGTACGTCGACGAAGAGGTGTTCCGGCGCGGCATCCAAGTCACGCAGGCGGGCGACGAGATGGCGCGGCCGGTGGCCGAGGTGGCCCTGGCGTTCACCCTGTCCCTGCTGCACCGCATCCACCGCTTCGATCACGCCCTGCACGACGGCACCCCGTGGGCCGAGGCCGTCCAGGCACCGCCGTCGCACGAGATCCACGGCAGCGACATCGGGGTGATCGGCGCGTCCCGCACCGGTCGCGCGTACATCGCCATGGTGCGGGCGATGGGGGCGCGGGTCCGCGTCACCGACCCGTTCCTGTCCGAAGCCGACGCGGTGGCGCTCGGGGTGGAGTCCGTGCCGCTGGAGGTGCTGCTCACGCGGAGCAGGATCGTCGCCGTGCACGCCCCGGTGACCGAGCGGACGCACCGGATGATCGGTGCCGCCCAGCTGGCTCTGATGCCGGACGGCGCGGGCCTGGTGAACACCGCCCGGGCCTGGCTGGTCGACGAGAAGGCACTGCTCGCGGAGCTGGCCTCGGGGCGGCTGGACGCGGCGATCGACGTGTTCGACGAGGAGCCGCTCCCGGTGGACCACGCCTTCCGTGCCCTGCCGAACGTGCTGCTGACCCCGCATCGGGCCGCGGGCAGCGTCGAGGTCAGGCAGCGTCTCGGGGCGAGCGCCGTCGGGGAGGTCGTGCGGTTGCTCGCCGGGCAGCCACTGCTCCACACGGTGACCGCCGACGCCCTGGAACGCCTGCGCTGA
- a CDS encoding DUF5995 family protein — MAQFEQFADPAGTSCPRVDGAVADVGTVIERMRTYRSHWPPGDGVAVFNQVYLTVTEAVGGRIEGGSFPDRDTVSALDVRFAEHYLTAVDTAAAGGRPPACWRPLFQLRRHPGVRPLQFALAGINAHIGHDLALAVVDTCRTLGCAPADLEEEFDRVGDLLVMLEEQIREELMPGPDLLEVADPLTHLAGSWSLERAREASWSAARMLWRLRGVPLLAEEFRARTDAGIGLVGRILLTPCR; from the coding sequence ATGGCCCAGTTCGAGCAGTTCGCAGACCCGGCCGGCACATCCTGCCCACGCGTGGACGGTGCGGTGGCCGATGTGGGCACGGTGATCGAGCGGATGCGCACGTACCGCTCCCACTGGCCGCCGGGGGACGGCGTAGCCGTGTTCAACCAGGTCTATCTGACGGTCACGGAGGCCGTCGGCGGGCGGATCGAGGGCGGTTCCTTCCCGGACCGGGACACCGTGTCCGCCCTGGATGTGCGGTTCGCCGAGCACTATCTGACCGCCGTCGACACCGCCGCGGCGGGCGGTCGGCCGCCCGCCTGCTGGCGTCCGCTGTTCCAGCTCCGGCGCCATCCCGGCGTACGCCCGCTGCAGTTCGCGCTCGCCGGTATCAATGCGCACATCGGCCACGACCTCGCGTTGGCCGTGGTGGACACCTGCCGTACGCTCGGCTGCGCTCCGGCGGACCTGGAGGAGGAGTTCGACCGGGTGGGAGATCTCCTCGTGATGCTGGAGGAGCAGATCCGCGAAGAACTGATGCCGGGTCCCGATCTGCTGGAGGTCGCCGACCCCCTCACGCATCTGGCGGGTTCCTGGAGCCTGGAGAGGGCCCGCGAGGCCTCGTGGTCGGCGGCGCGGATGCTGTGGCGACTGCGTGGAGTACCGCTGCTGGCCGAGGAGTTCAGGGCGCGTACGGATGCGGGGATCGGCCTGGTGGGGAGGATCCTGCTCACCCCGTGCCGCTGA
- a CDS encoding glycoside hydrolase family 6 protein — protein sequence MSGARAQRRTETRQRRRTARRHAMAVAASAVVAVGTATGVITATAGEGERTTARPDTTVSPVLEPLPAVPTASPATVSPSASPRPSRTAVKKAAPEPSETKPPQRTATAAGLYRHSESQVLDWVRGHRDDPRRPLIESRIAAQPAAVWFAAYNPSAVTAQVRGVTSGAAAAGRTPVLVPYAIPDRDCGGASEGGAPGLAAYDAWMDRFAEGLGSGPVIVILEPDAIALSDCLSAGQRAARFASLARAGRALHAANPRARVYFDGGHSGWHSAAKQAAALKEAGAATSGDGIFTNVSNFHSTADEAAYARRVLAALGGPARLGAVIDTSRNGNGAPQAGDWCDPGGRALGRTPTTRTGASRIDAYLWVKLPGESDGCKGAAGSFTPDYAYDLATG from the coding sequence GTGTCGGGCGCACGCGCACAACGCAGGACCGAGACCAGACAGCGCAGGCGTACCGCACGCCGGCACGCCATGGCCGTCGCCGCATCGGCCGTGGTCGCCGTAGGTACGGCGACCGGCGTGATCACCGCAACCGCGGGGGAGGGCGAGCGGACGACCGCCCGCCCCGACACGACCGTTTCACCGGTCCTGGAACCGCTGCCCGCGGTGCCCACCGCGTCACCGGCCACCGTGTCCCCCTCCGCCTCGCCGCGTCCTTCCCGGACGGCCGTGAAGAAAGCCGCTCCGGAGCCGTCGGAGACGAAGCCCCCGCAGCGAACCGCGACGGCCGCAGGGCTCTACCGCCACTCGGAGTCGCAGGTCCTGGACTGGGTCCGCGGTCACCGGGACGATCCGCGCCGTCCGCTCATCGAGTCCCGGATCGCGGCCCAGCCGGCCGCGGTCTGGTTCGCGGCCTACAACCCGTCGGCGGTGACCGCGCAGGTCCGCGGTGTGACGTCGGGCGCCGCGGCCGCGGGCCGTACCCCTGTGCTCGTGCCGTACGCGATACCCGACCGGGACTGCGGCGGAGCCTCCGAGGGAGGGGCGCCCGGACTGGCGGCGTACGACGCGTGGATGGACAGGTTCGCCGAAGGGCTGGGCAGCGGACCGGTCATCGTGATCCTGGAGCCGGACGCGATCGCGCTCTCGGACTGCCTCTCGGCGGGGCAGCGGGCAGCCCGCTTCGCGTCGCTGGCCAGGGCGGGCCGTGCCCTGCACGCCGCGAACCCGCGGGCCAGGGTCTACTTCGACGGTGGGCACTCCGGCTGGCACTCCGCCGCCAAGCAGGCAGCCGCGCTCAAGGAGGCGGGCGCCGCGACCAGCGGGGACGGCATCTTCACCAATGTGTCGAACTTCCACAGCACGGCGGACGAAGCGGCCTATGCCCGCCGGGTACTGGCCGCCCTCGGCGGCCCGGCCCGCCTCGGCGCGGTCATCGACACCAGCCGCAACGGCAACGGGGCGCCGCAGGCCGGTGACTGGTGCGACCCCGGGGGCAGGGCCCTCGGCCGGACCCCGACGACGAGGACCGGTGCGTCCCGGATCGACGCCTACCTGTGGGTGAAGCTGCCGGGGGAGTCCGACGGCTGCAAGGGAGCGGCCGGATCCTTCACCCCGGACTACGCCTACGACCTGGCAACCGGCTGA